CGGACGGCTCGGTCGCCGGCGCGGTCCACACCACCGCCGACGTGGTGCGCCACGCGATCCAGATCATCGGCGTCGACCCGTCGTTCAAGCTGGTTTCGAGCTTCTTTTTAATGATGCTCTGCGAGCCCTTCCACACGCTGAAGGGCGGGCTGATCTTTTCCGACTGCGGACTGGTGGTCGACCCCGACGCACACGAACTGTCCGAGATCGCGATGGCTGCGGCCGACAGCGCCCGCAGCCTGCTGATGGACGAGCCGCGCGTCGCGATGCTGTCGTTCTCGACCAGCGGCAGCGCCAAGCACGCGGCGGTCGACAAGGTGGTCGAGGCGGCGCGCCGGGTCAGGGAACTGCGCCCCGGCCTCGCGATCGACGGCGACGTGCAGCTCGACGCGGCGATCGTCGCGGAGATCGCGAACCGCAAGGTCGATAACTCGGCGGTGAAGGGCCGCGCCAACGTGCTCGTTTTTCCCAGCCTCGAGGCCGGCAATATCGGCTACAAGTTGGCCGAGCGCGTCGGCGGCGCGAAGGCGATCGGTCCTCTGCTGCAGGGCCTGCAAAAACCGGCCAACGACCTGTCGCGCGGCTGTAGCGCCGACGACGTCTTCTACGTCATCGCCGTGACCGTGGTCCAGGCGCAGACCGCCGCCGAACGACTGCCGGACGAAAAGCGATCATGACCGGCGAGATGCTGCTGCCCTTTCTCGCGCTGATGGGCGTCGCGAGCTACTTCCAGACCGTCACCGGCTTTGGCCTCGGCATGATCGTGATGGGCGCGACCAGCGGCCTAAACCTCGCGCCGGTGGCCTCGGTCGCGGCCGTCGTCAGCCTGGTGACGCTGGCCAACAGCGCGGTCGCGCTGCCCGGCAAGCTGCACCACATCGACTGGCGCGCGGTGCGCGCGGCCACCTTCGGCATCCTGCCGTCCATCGTCGCCGGCGTCCTGTTGCTCGACTACCTCTCCAGCGCCGCCTCCGACCTGCTGCAGCTCTTGCTCGGCGCGGTGATCCTGTACGGCGGGCTCGGCTCCGCGCTGCGCCCCGCGCCGCTCAAAGAGCGCTCGGGCGACGGCAGCTTCTTCGTCAGCGGCGTGTTCGGCGGGCTGCTCAGCGGAATGTTCGGCGTCTCCGGCCCGCCGCTGATCTTCCAGTTCTACCGCCAGCCGATGACCCTGGTCGAGATCCGATGCGTGCTGATCCTGGTCTTCACGGTGACCTCGAGCACCCGCACGCTGTTCACCGCCTACCAGGGACAGCTGACCGCCGACATCTGGATGCAAAGCGCGCTCGCCGTGCCGGTGGTCGCGCTGGCGACGATCGCCGCGCGGCGCTACCCGCCGCCGCTCTCTGCGACGACGACGCGACGCGTCGCGTTCATCGTTTTGATGCTGATCGGGTGTCACCTCATGTTTCCTGCCTTGCTCCAATTGATAGGCGAAGCCACGGGAGGCAGATGACAACACCTAAACCCTGAGAACGTCCCCTACAGGGGAAGGCAATCACCGAACGATGCCCCCACGACCTCAGGGCGATTTCGCATGACTCGGGAGGCAACGATAAAAATGAAAATTTCGCACAAGGTTGGTTTTGCCGCCGCGGCGGTCCTGCTCGTGACGACCGGCCTCTTGTCGCTGCTACAGGTTCACCAGGTGCGCGACAGCCTTCGCAGTCAGGCAGAGTCGAACATCAAGGAGACCAGCAACGCGCTGGCGCGACAGATAGAAAACTGGCTGAACGCCAAGCTGCGGCTGATCGACATGGTGTCGCAACACATCGACGGCGATTTCGGCGCCGCGCAGATCCAGCGGGCTTTCGACCGGCCGCTACTCAAGAACGAGTTTCTGCTCGTCTTCGGCGGGCTGGACAGCGATGGCGCGAGGATCACCAACAACCCGGACTGGAATCCCCCGGGCTGGGATGCGCGGACACGCCCATGGTTTCGGCTGGCCAAAAACGCCGAGCACGCCGTGTTGGCCGAGCCCTACCGCGACGTCGCCAGCGGCGAAGTGCTGATTTCCGCCGTCGGGAAACTCAGCGACAAGGGGCGCTTCATGGGGGCATTTGGCGGCGACCTGAGCCTGAAGACCATCTCCGACGCGGTCAATACCTTGAATTTCAACGGCGCCGGCTATGCGTTCCTGATGACGCGCTCCGGCAACATCATCGCCCACCCGGATGCCAAACTGGTTGGCAAACCCTACAGCCAGCTATTCGGCGGCCAAAGCCCCGCCTTGGAAAGCGCGCTGCGACCGGCAGACGACGGCGATCGATCGCTGCTGGTCTCGTTCGTGCCGCTTGCCGGGATCGAGGGCGTCGATTGGTATATCGGCGTGGTACTTAAAGACGACGCGGTGATGCGGGAAGCCGACGCGCTCAGTTTGCGCGCGGTCATCGGCACCGTTGCCGGCGTCCTGGTCAGCCTGCTGATTCTGGTGACGCTCGTGTCCCGCCTGCTCAAGCCCTTGTCGCGACTCTATGATTCGCTGCAGGACATCAACCGGGGCGAGGGCGATTTGACCCAGCGCCTGCCCGTCGAGGGCAAGGATGAAATCGCCTTGCTGTCCCGTGAGTTCAACAGGCTATTGCAGACGCTGCAGTCGCTGATCGGTGACATTGTGGAACGCTCGTACCAGGTTCGCGAGACCAGCGAACTGACATCGCAGCACGCCAGCCATGCGGCCAGCCGGCTTCATCGCCAGATGATCGAGCTGGACCGACTGGCCAACGCCATGGGCGCCATGACCGTGACCGCCGAGGACGTCGCGCAACACGCCCAGTCGGCAGCGGACGCGGCCATCTCGGCCAACGTTGAAACTGCAAAAGGCGTCGGCGTCGTTTCGCGCTCGACCAAGGCCATCAAGCAGCTGGCGGCTGACATGGATGAAACCCGCCATTCGATCATCCTGTTGGCCAAGCAGAGTCAGGGCATCGAATCGATCCTGTCCGTCATCACGAGCATCGCCGACCAGACCAATCTGCTCGCCCTGAACGCGTCGATCGAAGCCGCGCGGGCCGGCGACGCCGGCCGTGGCTTCGCGGTGGTCGCCGACGAAGTCCGCGCGCTGGCGTCGCTCACTCAGGAATCGACCCACGAGATCCGCGCGATGATCGAGCAGCTGCAGAACGGGGTCAAACTGGCGGAAACGCGCATGCAGGAAAACAGCGACGCGGCCAGCAGGACCGCGGCGGAGGCGAGCTCGGCCAAGGACATCCTCGGCCGGACCCGTCAGGCGATGACCCGGATCAACGATATGAATTTGCACATCGCCGACGTCGCCAGACGGCAAAGCACGGCCACCTGCGAGATCAACCTCAATACGAAGCTCATTCGCGACATCAGCCATGAAGTGGCGGAAGGGGCGGAACTGCAAGCCGGTCATTGCGCATCGGTGGCGGAACAGTTGTGCCAGCAGGACGAACGGCTCCGGCACTTCAAAGTGTGACCCCGAACCGGGGCGATCGAGACCGAAGAGCGCATCCGACGAAACGCAGATCGCCGACCGGCTGGCTGACACCAACCGGTCGGCGATCTCTTTGCCGCGTCTGGCCTACCACCCCAGGAAAGCCGCGCCCCGCTGCGACTTCTGCACGCAAACAGTCTTGCCCCGGATCAGCGCCGACCGCGACCGCCGATCAATTGCACGATCTCGGAGAACAGCGGCGTATCGAGCGGTCGGGACAGGTCCGTCGCCAGACAGCGGCGGTAATAGGGCTGAGGTCGAGCCCGACGCCGATGCCGAGCACCTCGACGTCGCGCATGGCCTCGTGACGCGCGACCACTTCCTTCAGGTGATTGTCGAGATAATAAGGATCGTTGGCCTGGCCGGTCGCGCCGTCCATCGGGCTGCCGTCGGAGACGACGATCAATATCCGCCGCGCCTCGCCGCGGGCGAGCAGTCGCGAGCAAGCCCAGTCGACCGCCTCACCGTCCACCCCCTCGCGGAACAGGTCGGCCTTGAAGAGCGCCGCGATGTCGGCACGTGCGCGCCGCCAGCTCCGGTCCGCATCCTTGAACACCATGTGGCAGACTTCGTTGAGCCGCCCCGGATTTCTGGGACGGCCACGGGCCAGCCAGTCGAGCCGGGCGCGGCCGCCGTTCCAGGCGCCGGTGGTGAAGCCCAGCACCTCGGTCGCCACACCGGCCATTTCGAGCGCGCGCACCAGGATGTCGATCATCATGGTCACCGCTTCGATATGCGCCTTCATCGAGCCCGAACAGTCGACGAGGAAACTCACGACGCAGTCGGCCTCCATCTTGTACTGCTCGAGACGAAACAGCCGCCGCTCCGCCGGCGAACTGATCAATTGCGCCAGGCGACGGCCGTCGATCCGCCCCTGCTCTTCGCCGAAGGACCAGCCGTCCCGCCGCGGCACCGCGAGGACCGCCGTCAACTGATGCGCCAGCCTACCCAGGTTGACGCCTTGCTCGGCGATGCGCCTGTCGAGACGTTCGCGGTACTCGCGTAACAAGGCCTTGCGAACCAGCGTGCCGGCGTCGACCTTTCTGTCGTAGCGCGTGGTATAGACGCGGTAGCCGTGGCCGGATTCCTCCAGCACACGGCTGCGGCCGGTGGGCGCCGTGGCGATCGTGTCGGGCTCCTCGTCGTCGAAGTCGAGCAGCAGCGAGAACGCCGCGCTCGCGGCGTCCTCTTCGTCGGCCCCCTCTTCCGCCGCCTGCTCCGCGCGGGCCGAGCGGATCATCCCGCCGACGAGCCGCGCCATCTCGAGCGCATGGCCGGCGAAAGCGGCCTGGTCGTCGCGGTGCCGGCGCAGGCCGGCCAGCGCAAAGCCTATCGCCGGCACGATGGCCGCGCGCGTGACCTCGATCAGGTCTTCGGTTTCCTCGAGCACCGGCCAGCCCGTCAGCCGCGACCACGAGATCTGCGCCACCGTATATAGCAGGATGCCCAGATGACCCTCGGCCAACCCCGAGCGATGAAAGGCGCGCGACCATGCCTCGAAGCGGTGGCGAAGGTTTTGCGCCACACCCGGCATGCCGGGTGGCAGCCGGGTCTCGCAGCGCAGCTGTTCCAAGAGCTCGAAGAGTAGCCGCTCGACCGGGTCGCCGGGACAAAGCCTTCGGTGCAGCCGGCGTCGGAATGGGCCAAGCGCAAGGCCGCGCCGTCGGCGGCGCCGCGGAACGACGTGAAGTCGTCCGACGCCGGGTCGGTGCGCAGGTGCGGGGCGTGAAGCGGCAGCGGCCTGAGGTCACGGCAAAGACGGCCTTGCCGGTAATGCAGCGCGGCGTCGCCGGTCAGCGCGCGCACCGCCGCCGCGCACAACTCCTCAAGCTTCTGCTGGCGGCGGGCCTTTTGCTGGCGGACACCATCAGCGCGGCCCCGGCTCGTCGATCGGCGAGGCTTCGAGTTCCCGGCCAAAGCATCGCTGGAAGTATTCGGGCCACGATAGGCCGCTCGGCTTCGTCGCATTTGTTGACGAAGGTCAGACGGAAGGCGAGCGCGTGATCGCGGAAGATCTGGCTGTTTTCCGCCCAGGTGATCACCGTTCGCGGCGACATCAGCGTCGAGAGGTCACCCGCCGCGAAACCTTTGCGCGTGAGCTCGGCCAAGCTCACCATCGCCTCGATCAGCGCGCGACCGGCCTCGTCGGCGAGTTCGGGCACGCGGGCGAGCACGATGCCGGCCTCTTCCTCGCGCGGCAGGTAGTTGAGCGTGGCGACGACGTTCCAGCGGTCGATCTGCGCGTGATTCAGCACCTGGGTGTGGTACAGGCCGTTCAGGTTGCCCAAGCCCACGGTGTTGGACGTGGCGAACAGCCGGAAGTAAGGATGCGGGTGGATCACCCGGTTCTGGTCGAGCAGGGTGAACTTGCCGTCGCGCTCGAGGATGCGCTGGATGACGAACATCACGTCCGGGCGGCCGGCGTCGTACTCGTCGAAGATCAGCGCGACCGGCCGCTGCAGCGCCCACGGCACGATGCCTTCCTGGAATTCGGTGACCTGGCGGCCGTCGCGCACGACGATGGCGTCCTTGCCGACCAGGTCGAGACGACTGATATGACCGTCGAGGTTGACCCGCACGCAGGGCCAGTTGAGCCGGCGGCGACCTGTTCGATGTGGGTCGACTTCCCGGTTCCATGCAGCCCCTGCACCATGACCCGCCTGTCGCGGGTGAAGCCGCCAGGATCGCCAGTGTCACTTCGGGTTGAAGCGGTAGGCGTCGTCGATTTCCGGCACATGGTCGTCGCGCTCGCCGAACGCGGGCACCATCAGGCCGGAATCGATGCCGAAAAGGCTGCGCACCGGGACCAGTCTGTCCGGTTTGCCAAGCACGATATCTGTCACGTTCCTCTCCTCTTACATCGTCAATCGGCCGGGGCGACGCCCCGGTTTTCATTGCCTCGGCGGGTCAGCCCGCCACTGCGGCATCGCGCATGAAAGAGCCCTGCCCGGGCTTTCTTTCAGAGGGTTCGATCGGACGAAGAGGGATCGTGGCTTCGGCTTACTCTGTCTCTTCCGTGTCCCCCCGCCCTGCCGCCGCCTCGGCCTCGATCGCCGCCAGCGCCGCCGCCGCCCGCTGCAACGCCGGCAGGAAGTGCACCGCCTTGTCCGGCGTCAGACGCATGATCGGCGCCTGCAGCGCCACCCCCAGGTCGACTTCCCGCCGTCCGGTGCCGGCACCAGCACCCCGACGCACAACAGCCCCGGCAGGAACTCCTCGTCGTCCAGCGCGTAGCCGGCGCGCTTCACCCGCTCGATCTCCGCCTCCAGCCGCTCCAGGTCGGTCAGCGTGTTCTCGGTGTAGCGCGCCAACGGCACGTGCGCCAACAGCCGCCGCCGCTGCGCCGGGCTCAGCTGCGCCAGGAACAGTTTGCCGGTCGCCGAGCAGTGCGCCGGCACCCGCGAGCCCGGGTGCAGGTAGAAGCGCAGCGGCGCCGCCGTCTCCACCCGGTCCAGGTACAGCACCTCGCTGCCCGAGAACGCGGTCAGGTTGCAGCTCTCGCCCACTTCCTCGACCAGCTGACGCAGCACCGCGTGCCGCGCGCCGTGCGCGGTGTGGTTCAGCAGCAGGTTCTCCGCCAAGCGCCGCAGCCGCACGCCGGTGCTGTAGTGACGGCCGGCGCCGTCGCGCTGCAGCCGCACGCCGGTGCTGTAGTGACGGCCGGCGCCGTCGCGCTGCAGCATGCCGGCCGCCTCCAGTTGCTGCAGCATCCCGGTGCAGCGTCGGCTTGGGCAGCCCGGTCTCGTCCACCAGCCCCTGCAGCGTGAAGAACTGGTCCTTCTCGGCGATCACTTCCAGCAGCCCGAACAGCCGCAGCGTCGGCGTGTCGCCGTCGAGTTTCGCGTCGCCCTTGGTGCGCGTGTCGTTCATGGTCGTCCCATCATAGTTCAGTTTCGTTTATAGATACAAATTGTACCGTTTATTGAAATTTGTTGTTGACCGGCGCGCGGCTTCGCCCTACATTCCAATCACAAATCACTTTTCGGAACGTTTGGTTTCGTTTTTTGTTTTTCGTCCACCCACGGAGACAGCGCACCATGAGCGATCACTCGACCCAAGCCCAAGCGGCGACCCCCAGCGGCCCGCAAGCGATGACCCCTTCGGAAGCCTTCGTCGAAACCCTGGCCGCCAACGGCGTGACCGACATGTTCGGCATCATGGGCTCGGCCTTCATGGACGCGATGGACATCTTCGCGCCGGCCGGCATCCGCCTGATCCCGGTGGTGCACGAACAGGGCGCCGGCCACATGGCCGACGGCTACGCGCGCGTGTCCGGCCGCCACGGCGTGGTGATCGGCCAGAACGGCCCCGGCATCAGCAATTGCGTGACGTCGATCGCCGCCGCCTACTGGGCGCACAGCCCGGTGGTGATCGTCACCCCGGAGGCCGGCACCATGGGCATCGGCCTCGGCGGTTTCCAGGAGGCGAAGCAGCTGCCGATGTTCCAGGAGTTCACCAAGTACCAGGGCCACGTGACCCACCCGGCGCGGATGGCCGAGTTCACCGGCCGCTGCTTCGACCGCGCGATGGCCGAGATGGGCCGACCCAACTCAACATCCCGCGCGACTATTTCTACGGCGAGATCAAGGCCGAGATCCCGCAACCGCGCCGGCTCGACCGCGGCCCGGGCGGCGAGCAGAGCCTGAACGAGGCGGCCGAGCTGCTGGCTAACGCCAAATTCCCGGTGATCATTTCCGGCGGCGGCGTGGTGATGGCCGACGCCATCGACGAGTGCAAGGCGTTGGCCGAGCGCCTCGGCGCGCCGGTGGTCAACAGCTATCTGCACAACGATTCGTTCCCGGCCAGCCACCCGTTGTGGTGCGGCCCGCTCGGCTACCAGGGCAGCAAGGCGGCGATGAAGCTGATCTCGCGCGCCGACGTGGTGGTGGCGCTCGGCTCGCGCCTCGGCCCGTTCGGCACGCTGCCGCAGCACGGCATGGACTACTGGCCGAAGGCCGCCAAGATCATCCAGATCGACGCCGACCACAAGATGCTCGGCCTGGTGAAGAAGATCTCGGTCGGCATCTGCGGCGACGCCAAGGCCGCCGCGATCGCGCTGACCGCACGCCTGGCGAACCGCACGCTCGCCTGCGACG
This DNA window, taken from Crenobacter cavernae, encodes the following:
- a CDS encoding cobaltochelatase CobT-related protein, coding for MEQLRCETRLPPGMPGVAQNLRHRFEAWSRAFHRSGLAEGHLGILLYTVAQISWSRLTGWPVLEETEDLIEVTRAAIVPAIGFALAGLRRHRDDQAAFAGHALEMARLVGGMIRSARAEQAAEEGADEEDAASAAFSLLLDFDDEEPDTIATAPTGRSRVLEESGHGYRVYTTRYDRKVDAGTLVRKALLREYRERLDRRIAEQGVNLGRLAHQLTAVLAVPRRDGWSFGEEQGRIDGRRLAQLISSPAERRLFRLEQYKMEADCVVSFLVDCSGSMKAHIEAVTMMIDILVRALEMAGVATEVLGFTTGAWNGGRARLDWLARGRPRNPGRLNEVCHMVFKDADRSWRRARADIAALFKADLFREGVDGEAVDWACSRLLARGEARRILIVVSDGSPMDGATGQANDPYYLDNHLKEVVARHEAMRDVEVLGIGVGLDLSPITAAVWRRTCPDRSIRRCSPRSCN
- a CDS encoding methyl-accepting chemotaxis protein — protein: MKISHKVGFAAAAVLLVTTGLLSLLQVHQVRDSLRSQAESNIKETSNALARQIENWLNAKLRLIDMVSQHIDGDFGAAQIQRAFDRPLLKNEFLLVFGGLDSDGARITNNPDWNPPGWDARTRPWFRLAKNAEHAVLAEPYRDVASGEVLISAVGKLSDKGRFMGAFGGDLSLKTISDAVNTLNFNGAGYAFLMTRSGNIIAHPDAKLVGKPYSQLFGGQSPALESALRPADDGDRSLLVSFVPLAGIEGVDWYIGVVLKDDAVMREADALSLRAVIGTVAGVLVSLLILVTLVSRLLKPLSRLYDSLQDINRGEGDLTQRLPVEGKDEIALLSREFNRLLQTLQSLIGDIVERSYQVRETSELTSQHASHAASRLHRQMIELDRLANAMGAMTVTAEDVAQHAQSAADAAISANVETAKGVGVVSRSTKAIKQLAADMDETRHSIILLAKQSQGIESILSVITSIADQTNLLALNASIEAARAGDAGRGFAVVADEVRALASLTQESTHEIRAMIEQLQNGVKLAETRMQENSDAASRTAAEASSAKDILGRTRQAMTRINDMNLHIADVARRQSTATCEINLNTKLIRDISHEVAEGAELQAGHCASVAEQLCQQDERLRHFKV
- the pta gene encoding phosphate acetyltransferase — its product is MKAINRIIDSARAAPKRIVLCEGDDARILKAAQRATREGTARILLVGDAGRIRRIAADEGVDLAGMELVDPATSALTPSFAQKLFALRQKKGMTLEEAKREVLKPLCFANLMVRLDHADGSVAGAVHTTADVVRHAIQIIGVDPSFKLVSSFFLMMLCEPFHTLKGGLIFSDCGLVVDPDAHELSEIAMAAADSARSLLMDEPRVAMLSFSTSGSAKHAAVDKVVEAARRVRELRPGLAIDGDVQLDAAIVAEIANRKVDNSAVKGRANVLVFPSLEAGNIGYKLAERVGGAKAIGPLLQGLQKPANDLSRGCSADDVFYVIAVTVVQAQTAAERLPDEKRS
- a CDS encoding sulfite exporter TauE/SafE family protein, with the translated sequence MTGEMLLPFLALMGVASYFQTVTGFGLGMIVMGATSGLNLAPVASVAAVVSLVTLANSAVALPGKLHHIDWRAVRAATFGILPSIVAGVLLLDYLSSAASDLLQLLLGAVILYGGLGSALRPAPLKERSGDGSFFVSGVFGGLLSGMFGVSGPPLIFQFYRQPMTLVEIRCVLILVFTVTSSTRTLFTAYQGQLTADIWMQSALAVPVVALATIAARRYPPPLSATTTRRVAFIVLMLIGCHLMFPALLQLIGEATGGR
- a CDS encoding IclR family transcriptional regulator; protein product: MLQQLEAAGMLQRDGAGRHYSTGVRLQRDGAGRHYSTGVRLRRLAENLLLNHTAHGARHAVLRQLVEEVGESCNLTAFSGSEVLYLDRVETAAPLRFYLHPGSRVPAHCSATGKLFLAQLSPAQRRRLLAHVPLARYTENTLTDLERLEAEIERVKRAGYALDDEEFLPGLLCVGVLVPAPDGGKSTWGWRCRRRSCV
- a CDS encoding MoxR family ATPase encodes the protein MRVNLDGHISRLDLVGKDAIVVRDGRQVTEFQEGIVPWALQRPVALIFDEYDAGRPDVMFVIQRILERDGKFTLLDQNRVIHPHPYFRLFATSNTVGLGNLNGLYHTQVLNHAQIDRWNVVATLNYLPREEEAGIVLARVPELADEAGRALIEAMVSLAELTRKGFAAGDLSTLMSPRTVITWAENSQIFRDHALAFRLTFVNKCDEAERPIVARILPAMLWPGTRSLADRRAGAALMVSASKRPAASRSLRSCARRRCAR